The Amycolatopsis solani genome segment GATGCGGCGTTCGAACGACCGGAGCGCGCCGCGCTGCTCCAGCCGCGCGAGCCGAGCCTGCACCGTGTTGCGGGACAGGCCCAGCCGCTCGGCCAGCGCGACCGCCGTGGACCTGGGGTCCTCCCCCAGCGCCTGGAGCAGCCGCGCGTCGATCTCGTCGATGGTGTCGGGCACGGCGCCGATCTTCCCACCCGGACGCCGTCGTGACCGGGCTCACCGCCAGCGGGTTGTCATCCGACCGTTTCCGATATATCGTGAACGTGTCGCAACAGTTCGAGAAAGGAACACAGACATGCGTAGGCAACGACACCCCTTCGCCCACGAACGTGGGCGCACCCCTTTCGGGCCCTTCGGTGGTTTCGGCGAGTTCCCCCCGGGTTTCGGCCCCGGTGGACGCGGTCGCGGCCACGGACCGGGCCGGCGGGGTCACGGCGGACGGCGCAGCCGCCGCGGTGACGTCCGCGCCGCGATCCTGGCGCTGCTCGCCGAGCAGCCCCGGCACGGCTACGAGATCATCCGCGAAATCGGCGAGCGCTCCGGCGGCTTCTGGCGGCCGAGCCCCGGCTCGGTCTACCCGACGCTGCAGCTGCTGGCCGACGAAGGCCTGGTCGTCAGCAAGGACGAGAACGGCAAGAAGCTGTTCGAGCTGACCGACGCCGGCCGCACCGCCGCGGAAGAGCAGGACAGCACCCCGCCGTGGGAGCACATCGCGCAGGACGTCGACCCGACCGAGGTCGGGCTCGCCAAGGCGGGCAAGAACCTGGCCGCCGCCGTCGTGCAGATCATGCGCGCGGGCACCGAGAGCCAGCAGGCCCGCGCGGCCGAGGTGCTCAACGACGCCCGGCGCTCGCTCTACGGCATCCTCGGCGAAGACGAGGACGAGTCCTCGGCGCCCGGAGAGGCAGCCGAGTGACCTGGCAGGACGAGGCCGGTGGGCTTGCGCCGCGCGTGCACGCGGTAGCCCACCGGCAGCGTCAGGTCTTCGCTTCGATTCCCGTTACGCTGCAAGGACTCCGCGATCGCCTGTTCGGCGACGGGCTTGCTGAACTCGATCTTCAGCACCGCTTCGAGGTCCGCGGCGGTCGCGAAACGCCACTCGGTGGCGACGCGGCGGCAGCCGAAACCGGCGCGGGCGAAGAACCGTTCCACGACGGCGGGGTCGTAGTGCGGTAGGTCGGCGCGCATCCAGCCGCCGTAGGGCGCACTCGTGACGTCGAGGTCGACGATCAGGATCCGCCCGCCCGGCCGCAGGACCCGGTCGGCCTCCGCCAGCCCGGGTTCGCAGCCCGGCCCGAAGAAGTACGCCGTGCGCGCGTGGACGACGTCGACGCTCGCGCTGCGGACCGGCAGCCGCTGGGCCCGGCCGAGCCGGACGTCCACGTTCGACAGTCCCTCGACGCGCTTCAACGCGCTTCGCACCAACGGCTCGTGCGGCTCCACCCCGAGCACCGACCGCGCGTCGCGGGCGAAGACCGGCAAGTGGAAACCGTCACCGCAGCCGACGTCCAGCACGTCCCGGCCGGTCCAATCGCACTCCTCACGCAGCACCCGCCAGATCTCGCCGCCGCTGTCCTGCGCGCGGTTCTCCCGCTCGTAATCGGCCTGGTAGTACCAGATGTTGGGGCTCGGCACGACCTCCGTGCGCCGCGACGACCACCGCACCCCGCTGCTCCTTCCGGGTCCTCGTCGCCGTCCCGTGCTCCAGGAGGCGAATTCTTGGCGGAAAACTCACCGATCACGCCTAGAATCCGGTGGGTATCGGGAGGAGCACACATGGCAGTCGGCCCGTCCAGTTCCCCGTCCCCGGTCCCGGCCGGAATTCCGTGCTGGATCGAGCTGGCCTGCCGGGAGCAGGCCGTGGCGGAGAGATTCTACGGTGCCCTCTTCGGCTGGGACTACACCACTCAACGGGACCCGGCGACGTCCGACGGCCGGTACGCCATCGCGTCGCTGAACAACCTTCCCGTCGGCGGCCTCTACCGCGCCGCGCAGGGCGCGCCACTGGGCTGGGTGCCGCACCTGTCCGTGCCGCACACCGCCAGCGCGGCGGAGTGGGTCGAGCACCTCGGCGGGCGCTTGACGCTCGGCCCGATGCCGATCCCGCAGCGCGGCACGATCCTGCACGCCTTCGACGCGTGCGGCGCGCCGGTGGTGTTCTGGGAGGTGCCGCCGGACTGGGAGTTCGTCACCGGGATCCCCAACACCTTCAGCGGCGCGGACCTCAACACCCACGACGGCGTCGCGGCGGATCACTTCTACACCAAGCTCTTCACCTACGGCAGCCACCAGATCGGCGACGGCGAGTCCCTGGACTACGTCGAATGGCTCATCGAGCACGAGCCGGTGCTGTACCGGTACGTGATGGGGTCGGAGTACAGCCTCGATACCCCGCCGCACTGGCTCGTCTACTTCGACATCGACCCGGCCCGCGGCGCCGACGCGGTGGCGGGCGAGGCGCTCATGCACGGCGGCACCGTCGTGATCCAGCCGTACGACACGCCGTTCGGCCGGATGGCGATCCTCGCCGACCCCGAGGGCGCCGTCTTCGCGGTGATCGACCACTCGCGCGTCTCCGAGGACTGGGGCCGCGCCGAGGTCGACGACCCCTACGACGACTGACGCCCAGCGAACGCCAGCCCCACCACCAGCGCGTACCCGGCCGCCACCAGCCACATCCCGGCGGCCGGGGCCAGCGCGCCGACGAGCGCGACCCCGATCGCTCCCCCGGTCTGGCGCGACGCGTTGAGCACGCCCGCGGCCAGCCCGGCCTGCCCCGGCAAGGCGTTCATCGCCAGCGACGTCATCGCCGGCATGGCGAGCGAGCAGCAGCCGAAGACGACCGAGGCCACGGCGAACGCCACCAGCGCGCGGTCCGCGGGCAGCAGGGCGAAGCCGATCGACCCGGCCAGCCCGGCCAGCGCGCCCGCGACCATCGGCCCGCGCGGGCCGGACCGCCCGGTGAGGCGTCCGCTGAAGAAGGCGTTGAGCCCGACCACGGCGGTCAGCGGCACCAGCGCGAGCCCGGCGGCGAGCGCACCGAGCGACCAGGCGCGCTGGAGGTACAGCGCCAGGCTGAAGAGCGTGCCGTAGAGGCAGAAGTTGAACAGGCCGCCGATGCCCGTGGCCACCGCGAAGTTCCGGATCTTCAGGATGCCCAGCGGCAGCACGGGTTCGGCGACGCGCTTCTCCACGGCCACGAACACCGCACCGGCCAGCACTCCCCCGGCGAGCAGCGCGAGGGTCTCCGGCGCGGCCCAGCCGGCGTGCCCGGCCTCGATGAACCCGGCGACGAACGCGGCCAGCGACACCGTGCCGGAGACCTGCCCGGCGAAGTCGAGGTGCGTCTCCCGACGCGGTGGTTCCGTGACCGCCCGCCGCGTCAGGAAGATGGCGAGGATCCCGACCGGGACGTTGACCGCGAAGACCAGCCGCCAGTCGGCGAGGCCGACGGCGAGCCCGCCGAGCACCGGCCCGGCGGCGAGCCCGGCCCCGCTCATGCCGCCCCAGACGCCGAGCGCGTGGGCGCGTTCCCGGGCGTCCGGGAACTGGTGGACGATCAGGGCGAGCGACGACGGCAGCAGCGCGGCGGCCCCGACCCCCTGCACGGCCCGCGCGGCGATCAGCAAGGCGGCGTCCCCGGCGAGCGCGCAGCCGACACTCGCGACGACGAAGACGGCGACCCCCGCTTCGAAGACCCGCCGCGACCCCCACCGATCGCCGGCGGCGCCCCAGGTGAGCAGGAACGCGGCGAGCGTGACGGTGTAGGCGTCGACGACCCACTGCAGCGCGGCCGTCGACGGCTCCCCGAAGTCGGCGCCGATCGCGGGCAGCGCCAGGTTCACGATGGTCGCGTCGAGCGTGATCATCAGGAAGCCCAGGCAGACGGCGGTCAAGGCGAGCTTCGCCGGGGCGCGGGTTTCGGTGGTCATACCCCCGAGTGAAACCCGGCGAAGCTTCGGCCGTCCACGAACCATTGCCTCCGGCGTGGGAGCTTCCGGCTCCGACCGCAGGTCAGCCCAGCGGGACGAACGCGGAAAGCAGCAGCCAGGAAACGACGGCCGAGGGCAGCAGCGAGTCGAGGCGGTCCATGATGCCGCCGTGGCCCGGCAGCAGGGTGCCCATGTCCTTGACGCCGAGGTCGCGCTTGATCAGCGACTCGACGAGATCGCCGAGGGTCGCGGTGAGCACGATGGCGACGCCGAAGATGACGCCCTGCCAGACGTGGCCGTCGAGCAGCAGGCTGAGCGTCAAAGCGCCGGCGACGACCCCGCCGACCAGCGAACCCCCGAAGCCTTCCCAGGTCTTCTTGGGGCTGATGGTGGGAGCCATCGGGTGCTTGCCACCGAGCACGCCGGCGATGTAGCCGCCGGTGTCCGAGGCGACGACCCCGATCAGGAAGGTGAGGACGCGCCCGACACCGTCCGACGGCGGCACGAGCATCGCCGCGAACGCGCCGAAGAGCGGCAGGTAGGCGGCGGCGAAAACGGAGGCGCTGATGTCGCGGAGGTAGCCCTTCGCGCCGCCGGGCAGGCGCCACAGCAGGCAGGCGAGCACGGTGAGGACGAACGCGGTGAGCGCGCCTTCCCGGCCGAACGGCCAGGCGAGCCAGATCATCGCCTGCCCACCCACGAGCACCGGGATCATCGCGACCCGGGTGTCGGCGACCCGGCGCAGCACCCCGGCGAATTCCACGGTGCCGACCGCGATCGCGATCGCGATGATCCCGATGAAGAGGAAGCGCACGGTGAGCAGGGAAACGATGATCGCGGCCCCGAGCAGGAGCCCGACCCCGATGGCCGCGGGCAGGTTCCGGCCGGCTTTGGACGCCTTCTTGGCCTCGGCCTCCGGGGTCGCCGCGGCGGTCGGCGTCTCCGCGGCCGCGGTGCCGGCCGCCGACAACCGGGTCGCTTCGCCGGTGCCCGGGTTTGCCGCGCTGCCGGCTTCGGAGGTCGCCGAAGCGGCGGCCCGGGCCGTTCCGCCGGTTGCCGTGCTGCCGGCGTCCGAGGTCGCCGAAGCCGCGTTGCCGGTCGTCGCGGCGGTTCCCGAGGTCTCCGGCACGACCGGCGTCTCCGCCGCCGAGCCGGTCCCCGGGAACTCCGGCGTGGCCGGGGTGCCGGCGGGTGCCGGCTCCGGCGTCCCGGGCGCGGCCGCCGGGTGTTCTCCGGTGGCGTCCACCCGGTCCTCGCGTTCCTCGCTCACCTGTGCCATCAGACCTCGAGCAGCTCGGCTTCCTTGTGCTTGACGAGGTCGTCGACCTTGTGCACGTAGGTGTCGGTCAGGTTCTGCAGTTCCTTCTCCGCGCGCGCGACGTCGTCCTCGCCGGCCTCGCCGTCCTTGGCGATGCGGTCCAGTTCGTCCTTGGCCTTGCGGCGGATGCTGCGGATCGACACCCGCGCGTCCTCGCCCTTGCCCTTGGCGACCTTCACCATCTCCTTGCGCCGCTCTTCGGTGAGCTGCGGGATGACGATGCGGATGACCTGGCCGTCGTTGCTCGGGTTGACGCCGAGGTCCGACTCCCGGATCGCCTTCTCGATCGCGCCGAGCTGGGTCTGGTCGTAGGGCTTGATGAGCGCCATCCGGGCTTCCGGCACGTTCACGCTGGCCAGCTGGTTCAGCGGGGTCGGCGAGCCGTAGTACTCGACGACGATCCGCGCGAACATCGTCGAGGAGGCCCGGCCGGTGCGTACCGACGTCAGCTCGTCCTTGGCGACGGACACCGCTTTTTCCATCTTCTCCTCGGCATCGAGGAGGGTCTCGTCGATCACAGCTACTCCCGTTGTTGTGATGGGTGACGCTTGCTGATCCCAGCAGGTCTAGGCCGGCACCCCGTCGGCGGGGGTGCTGACCAACGTGCCGATTCTTTCACCACTCACCGCGCGGGCGATGTTCCCCTCGGTGAGCAGGTTGAACACGATGATCGGCATGTTGTTGTCCATGCAGAGGCTGAACGCCGTCGCGTCGGCGACCTTGAGGTCCCGCTCCAGCACCTCGCGGTGGGTGATCTCGCGGAACATTTCGGCGGTCGGGTCGCTCTTCGGGTCCGCGGTGTAGACGCCGTCGACGGCCTTCGCCATCAGCACGGCTTCGCAGCCCAGCTCGAGCGCCCGCTGCGCGGCCGCGGTGTCGGTGGAGAAGTACGGCATGCCGACCCCGGCGCCGAAGATCACCACGCGCCCCTTTTCCAGGTGCCGCTCGGCGCGGCGCGGGATGTAGGGCTCGGCGACCTGGCCCATCGTGATGGCGGTCTGCACGCGGGTGGGCAGGCCCTCCTTCTCGAGGAAGTCCTGCAGCGCCAGGCAGTTCATCACGGTACCCAGCATCGCCATGTAGTCGGCGCGGTCGCGGTCCATGCCGCGCTGCGAGAGTTCGGCACCACGGAAGTAGTTGCCGCCACCGATCACGACCGCGACCTGGACGCCGGTGCGGGCGACGTCGGCGATCTGCTGCGCGACCGAGTGGACGACATCCGGATCGACGCCGATCGAACCACCGCCGAACATTTCGCCGCCCAGTTTCAGCAGCACCCGCCGGTAGCCACCTTCGACCCGGTCACCCATCTATGTCGCCTCCTACGCCCCTCGACCGTTTTTCTTCTCTGGACCCGACAGTGCCCCGTCCCCGATGGACGGAGACGGGGCACTGTGGGTGTGAAACCTACGCCCTGGCCTGGTGTCAGGCCTGGCCGACCTCGAACCGGGCGAACTTGGTCAGCGTCACGCCGGCCTCGTCGAGCAGGGCCTTGACGGTCTTCTTGTTGTCCTTGACCGAAGGCTGCTCGAGCAGGACGTTGTCCTTGTAGTAGGCGTTGACCTTGCCCTCGATGATCTTCGGCATGGCCTGCTCCGGCTTGCCCTCTTCCCGCGCGGTCTTCTCCGCGATGGAGCGCTCGTTCTCGACGATCTCCGCCGGGACCTCTTCGCGGGTCAGGTACTTCGCGCGCAGCGCGGCGACCTGCATGGCGGCACCGCGGGCGGCCTCGGCGTCGTCACCGGTGAACTCGACAAGCACGCCGACAGCCGGCGGCAGGTCGGAGCCGCGGCGGTGCAGGTAGGTCGCGGTCTGGCCTTCGAAGGCCACGACGCGGCGCAGCTCGAGCTTCTCGCCGATGCGGGCCGACAGCTCCTGGATGACCTCGCCGACGGTCTTGCCGTCGAGCTCGGCGGCCTTGAGCGCCTCGACGTCGGAGGTCTTGAGCTTCTTCGCGACCTCGACGACCTTCGCGGCCAGCGCCTGGAAGTCGGCGTTCTTGGCGACGAAGTCGGTCTCGGAGTCGAGCTCGATCAGGACGCCGCCTTCGCCGGTGACCAGGCCCTCGGCGGTGGCGCGCTCGGCGCGCTTGCCGACGTCCTTGGCACCCTTGATGCGCAGGAACTCGACGGCCTTGTCGAAGTCGCCGTCGTTCTCCTCCAGCGCCTTCTTGCAGTCCATCATGCCGGCGCCGGTCATCTCGCGCAGGCGCTTCACGTCAGCGGCGGTGTAGTTCGCCATTCTGGTAGATCCGTCCTTTTCAGGTACGTAAGCCTTGGAGGGTGCTGCGCCCGTGCGGCCGGCCGGAGCCGACCGCACGGGCGGGTGAACATCAGGAGGAGGCGGTCGCCTGCTCGGTCGGGGCCTCGACGGCGGCAGCGGCCTCGGTCGCGTCGGCGGCGGCGGTCTCGGAGCCGGCGAGCAGCTCCTTCTCCCACTCGGCCAGCGGCTCGTCCGTGGCGACACCCGGCTCCGGCTTCGAGTCGGCCGACGAACCGTTGCGGCTGGAGCGCGCCATCAGACCGGCGGCCGCGGCCTCGGCGACGACCTTGGTCAGCAGCGCGGCCGACCGGATCGCGTCGTCGTTGCCCGGGATCGGGTAGTCGACCTCGTCCGGGTCGCAGTTGGTGTCCAGGATCGCGACGACCGGGATGTTCAGCTTGCGAGCCTCGCCGACGGCGATGTGCTCCTTCTTCGTGTCGACGATCCACACCGCGCTCGGCACCTTGGCCATGTCGCGGATACCGCCGAGGGTCTTCTCGAGCTTGTCCTTCTCGCGGGTCAGCGTCAGGATCTCGCGCTTGGTGAGACCTTCGAAGCCGCCGGTCTGCTCCCGCGACTCGAGCTCCTTCAGGCGGAGGAGGCGCTTGTGCACGGTCTGGAAGTTGGTCAGCATGCCGCCGAGCCAGCGCTGGTTGACGTAGGGCATGCCCACGCGCGCGGCCTCGTTGGCGATGGCTTCCTGAGCCTGCTTCTTGGTGCCGACGAACATGATCGTGCCACCGTGCGCGACGGTTTCCTTGATGAACTCGAAGGCACGGTCGATGTAGGTCAGCGTCTGCTGCAGGTCGATGATGTAGATGCCGTTGCGCTCGGTGAAGATGTAGCGCTTCATCTTCGGGTTCCACCGACGAGTCTGGTGCCCGAAGTGCACGCCGCTGTCGAGCAGCTGCTTCATGGTGACGACGGCCATTGCCGGAATCACACCTCTTCTGTGTAGTGCGCGCCCGCGGTACTGCCCGTTGACGCGCTGCTCGGTTTTGTCGCTCCCGGCCGGGTGGCCGTTCGCCCTGGTGCCCGTGGCGGCGTCCGGACCCCGGGGCGCTGATGAACCCCTGGGACCGCCGGACCCCGTGCGTCTCCCCCACCTCGAAAACCGGGGGAACGCGCACGTGCACGCGAAGTCAGTCCGCTCACACGGACCGCGCAAAAGATTCTACCCCCTCCCACCACCCCGTCCCCCACCGGCGGCGATTGGACGACGGAGTTGTCCACAACGGGTCTGGTTATCCACAGATTCGCGGACGGGCCCCCACGGCAGCCGCGGGTGCCGCAGGCTGGAGGAATGGAGTCGATCATGCGTTCCCGGCGGTGGCCGCCGGGCTGGTTCGGAGTGGTGTTCGTGCTGGTCGTGGCGGTATTGGTGGGGTTGGGAGGTGGAGTTGGAACGGCGATGGCGCCTGCCCGGGACCCGGTCTTGGAGAGACCCTCAACGGTGGTGGCGTCGCCGGCTGCGGGTGCGGCGGAGCTGGGGATAGCCGGCGGGGTGGTGGCCGATCCGGGGCCGCCGCCGACGTCGCCGCTGTTCCTCCCGGTGCCACCGGCCGGGCCGTGGCCGCCGCCTCTGCCGGCGTCGCCCGCGGGGGCTCAGCCACCACCGTTGTCGACGTTGTCCGTGCGGTCCGAGCCACCACCGGTGCTCGCTTCGCGACTGGACGGGCCCTCGGTGCGCGCGTCGTTGGCAAGGTCGCTTCTCACCCCACCGCCAGGGACGTGGGCGGGCCTGCTGCCCCCGTCTCGGCCGATCGGGTCGGCGGCGCAGGACGTGCGGCAGCCGCGGCTGTCCTGGCCGCTGTCACCCGTTCCGGTGGTCATGAAGTACTTCGACGCCCCCGAAACGCCCTACGGTGCCGGGCACCGCGGGGTCGACCTCGCCGCCGGGCCCGGGCAGGAGGTGCTCGCGGCCGATGCGGGGGTCGTCGTGTTCGTCGGGCCGGTGGGCGGGCGGACCGTCATGTCCGTCGACCACGACGGCGGCCTGCGCACCACCTACGAGCCCATCGCGCCGAAAGTGGCCGTCGGTGAGCAGGTCTACCGGGGGCAGGTGCTCGGGACCGTCCTCGCCGGCCACCCCGGCTGCCTCGTGGCGGCCTGCCTGCACTGGGGCGTGCGGCGGGGCGACGAGTACGTCGATCCCCTGGCCCTGACCGGCGAGGTGGGCGAATACCGGCTCAAGGCGTGGGGAGGTGGTCTGTGATCAGGTGCCGGTCTGCTCGACGAGCTTGGCCCGCAGGCGCATGACGGCCCGGGTGTGCAGCTGGCTGACCCGCGACTCCGTGACGCCGAGGACCTTGCCGATCTCGGCGAGGGTCAGGCTCTCGAAGTAGTAGAGGCTGACGACGATCTTGTCCCGCTCGGTGAGCTGGGCGATGGCCTGCGCCAGCTGGCGGCGGTTGTCCTGGTCGACGAGCACCGCGACCGGGTCGACGGCGTCGTCGTCGGGCAGCGTGTCGACCAGGGAGCCGCTGTCCTTGCCGGCGGCCACCAGGTCTTCCAGCGCGACGACGCTGGTCAGCTGCAGCTGACCGTAGAAGTCGCGCAGGTCGTCGAGGCCGATGCCGAGCTCCGCGGCGAGCTCCGCGTCGGTCGGGGTGCGGTGCAGGCGGGCGCCGAGGCGCTCCATCGCGCGCTCGGCCTCCTTGGCCTTGCTGCGGACCGCGCGGGGCACCCAGTCCTGGGAACGGAGGTCGTCGAGGATCGCGCCGCGGATGCGCTGCATCGCGTACGTCTCGAAGCGCAGGCCGCGCTCGGGGTCGAACTTCTCGATCGCGTCGACGAGGCCGAAGATGCCCGACTGCACGAGGTCACCGACGTCGACGTGGGTGGGCAGGCCGGTGCCGACCCGGCCCGCGACGTACTTGACCAGCGGGGCGTAGTGCAGCACGAGCCGATCGCGCGACGCCTGGTCGGGGCTGTCGGCGAACTGCCGCCACAGCGCCGCGATCCCGGCGTCGACGTCGTAGCCGGCGCGGGAGTCCGCGGGCACGGCGGCCTCACCGTGAGTGGTCACTCCGGCGGCTTCGGTCACGTGCGGTCCTGCGGTCATTGCACAGTCGTTCTCGGCATGCGGCTCAGTGTCGTCTCCGTGCTCGTGCGGATGCGCGTGCGCCGCCGAGCCCGCTGCTGACGACCCCGGCGAGGCTCCCCTGGCCGCCTCAGGCCCTGGGATGCGCTCGGTCATGGATCGCTTTCAACCGGTCGACGGTCACATGAGTGTAGAGCTGCGTCGTGGCAAGCGTAGCGTGACCAAGCAGTTCCTGAACGCTCCTGAGATCCGCGCCCCCCTCCAGCAGATGCGTCGCAGCGGAATGACGCAGGCCGTGCGGCCCCATGTCGAGCGCTCCGGGCACCGCCGTGACGGCGTCGTGCACCACGCGCCGCACCGCCCGCGGGTCGACGCGTTTGCCCCGGACCCCGAGGAAAAGCGCGGGCTCAGCGCCGTCACCACCGCTTTCGGCGACGATCTTCGGCCGCCCCTCGTCTATCCAGTCGGTCAGCGCCGCGGCCGCCGGGATGCCGAACGGGACCACGCGCTCCTTGGCGCCCTTGCCGAGGACCGTGACGACACGACGGGAGAAATCGGCCCCGCCGACGTCCAGCCCGCACAACTCGGACACGCGGATGCCGGTCGCGTAGAGCAGCTCGACGATCGCGCGATCACGCAGTGCGACCGGATCGCGCTGCTCCGCACCCGCCGCCGACGCCTGCATGACCTCCCCGGCCTGGCCGGCACGCAGCACCCCGGGCAGGGTGCGGTGCGCCCGCGGGGCGGCGAGCCGGCCGCCCGGGTCGGTGGCCAGGGCGCCGGTCCGGTGCGCCCACGCGGTGAAGGTCCGGGCCGAGGCGGCCCGCCGCGCGAGCGTCGTGCGGCTCGCCCCGCCGGACTGCTGCGCGGCGAGCCACGCCCGCAGCCGGGCGAGGTCGAGGTCGGCGAGGGCGCCCCCGCCGTCCACGACGAAGCCCAGCAGCGACACCGCATCGCCGACGTACGCGCGGACGGTGTGCGCGGACAGGCCCCGCTCGAGCCCGAGGTGCCGTTCGTACCCGGTGACGACGGCCCGGACGGGCTCGGGCAGCGCGGCCCGGAGCGCGCGCAGGTCGGGACGGCGGGCCCGGCCGGAGCGTGGTGACGGCATGATGTCACGCTGCGGGAACTACCGCCCGCGGTCAAGGATCGCCACGCGGGCCGACCGGACCGGCCGAACACCTTCGACGATTTCGCCCGGATTCCGTGGCGTTCACGCGCTTTCCCTCCGTCGTCGCCAGCCCGCTTCCCCGCGGACGGCGAATCCGTCGATCTCCAGTGCCGGCAGCAGTGCCCGCACCCGCCGCAACGGGATGCCGGCTTCGACCGCGATCTCCGCGTCGGACCGTTCCGCGCGCACGGCCAGCGCCTCGTAGGTGCGCAGCGCTTCGGGCCCGAGCCGGTCGGTGGACCGCTTTTGGCGGCCCGGCGCGGTGTCTTCGGCGATGCCGAAATGGCCCACCGTCTCGAGGACTTGGTCGATGGTCGAGACGAGCGTCGCCCGGGAGTCGCGGATCAGCTCGTGGCAGCCGACGGACATCGCGGATGAGATCGGCCCCGGCAACGCCATCACGATCTTGCCGAAGGCACCGGCGGTGCTCGCGGTGTTGCGGGCGCCGCTGCGCTGCCCGGCCTCGACGACCACGGTGCCCTCGGTGAGGGCGGCGATGAGCCGGTTGCGGACGAGGAAGCGGTGCCGCGCCGGTGGCGTGCCGGGCGGGTACTCGCTGACGACCGCACCGCCGGATCGCACGATCCGGTTCAGCAGCCCGACGTGCCCGGCCGGATAACCGGCGTCGACGGCGCACCCGAGCACCGCGACGGTGACCCCGCCGGCGGCGAGCGCGCCGCGGTGGGCCGCGCCGTCGATGCCGTACGCCGCCCCCGAGAACACGGGTACGCCCCTGGCAGCCAGCCCGTAGGCGAGCTCGGCCGCGTGGTGTTCGCCGTAGTCGGTGGCCGCGCGGGCCCCGACGACGGCCACGGCCCGATCGGTGGCGGTGCCGAGCGCGACCTCGCCGGCCACCCACAACGCCAGCGGCGGCACGGCCTCGGTCACCCCGCGCCGCGCGGCCTGGTCCACAGCGAGCAACGCCCACGCGGGCCACTCGTCGTCTTCCGGCACGACCAGCCGGGCACCGGCCTCGGCGGCACGGGCGAAGTCCTGGCCGACCAGGTCGTAGTCCCGCCGGGCTTCGGTCGCCTTCAGCACCTCGGCCGGGCAGTCGCCGCCGCGGACCAACGCGGCAGCCGCGACCGGGCCGTGCTCGGCCACGAAGGCGACCAGGGCGGGCGCCGGCGGTTCGGCCACTCGCAGCAGGTAGGCGCGGGCCTGGCGCACCTCGTCGGGGCTCATGCCACGACCCGCTCGCGGAAGTCCAGCGCCGCACCGACTTGCTCGGCACCGGGCCGGGACTCGCCGTCCAGATCGGCCAGGGTCCAGGCGATGCGCAGGCACCGGTCCGCAC includes the following:
- a CDS encoding M23 family metallopeptidase, coding for MLPPSRPIGSAAQDVRQPRLSWPLSPVPVVMKYFDAPETPYGAGHRGVDLAAGPGQEVLAADAGVVVFVGPVGGRTVMSVDHDGGLRTTYEPIAPKVAVGEQVYRGQVLGTVLAGHPGCLVAACLHWGVRRGDEYVDPLALTGEVGEYRLKAWGGGL
- a CDS encoding FliA/WhiG family RNA polymerase sigma factor is translated as MTAGPHVTEAAGVTTHGEAAVPADSRAGYDVDAGIAALWRQFADSPDQASRDRLVLHYAPLVKYVAGRVGTGLPTHVDVGDLVQSGIFGLVDAIEKFDPERGLRFETYAMQRIRGAILDDLRSQDWVPRAVRSKAKEAERAMERLGARLHRTPTDAELAAELGIGLDDLRDFYGQLQLTSVVALEDLVAAGKDSGSLVDTLPDDDAVDPVAVLVDQDNRRQLAQAIAQLTERDKIVVSLYYFESLTLAEIGKVLGVTESRVSQLHTRAVMRLRAKLVEQTGT
- a CDS encoding tyrosine recombinase XerC encodes the protein MPSPRSGRARRPDLRALRAALPEPVRAVVTGYERHLGLERGLSAHTVRAYVGDAVSLLGFVVDGGGALADLDLARLRAWLAAQQSGGASRTTLARRAASARTFTAWAHRTGALATDPGGRLAAPRAHRTLPGVLRAGQAGEVMQASAAGAEQRDPVALRDRAIVELLYATGIRVSELCGLDVGGADFSRRVVTVLGKGAKERVVPFGIPAAAALTDWIDEGRPKIVAESGGDGAEPALFLGVRGKRVDPRAVRRVVHDAVTAVPGALDMGPHGLRHSAATHLLEGGADLRSVQELLGHATLATTQLYTHVTVDRLKAIHDRAHPRA
- the dprA gene encoding DNA-processing protein DprA, whose product is MSPDEVRQARAYLLRVAEPPAPALVAFVAEHGPVAAAALVRGGDCPAEVLKATEARRDYDLVGQDFARAAEAGARLVVPEDDEWPAWALLAVDQAARRGVTEAVPPLALWVAGEVALGTATDRAVAVVGARAATDYGEHHAAELAYGLAARGVPVFSGAAYGIDGAAHRGALAAGGVTVAVLGCAVDAGYPAGHVGLLNRIVRSGGAVVSEYPPGTPPARHRFLVRNRLIAALTEGTVVVEAGQRSGARNTASTAGAFGKIVMALPGPISSAMSVGCHELIRDSRATLVSTIDQVLETVGHFGIAEDTAPGRQKRSTDRLGPEALRTYEALAVRAERSDAEIAVEAGIPLRRVRALLPALEIDGFAVRGEAGWRRRRESA